Proteins encoded in a region of the Dreissena polymorpha isolate Duluth1 chromosome 6, UMN_Dpol_1.0, whole genome shotgun sequence genome:
- the LOC127833439 gene encoding uncharacterized protein LOC127833439: MVTAVESNRKLAQTPKKHVTDSTIDPKASATCGRMLTAVESNRKLAQTPKKHMTDITIDPKATASCGRMVPAVESNRKLAQTPKKHMTYITIDPKATATCGRMVTAVASNRKLAQTPKKHVTDITIDPKATATCGRMVTAVASNRKLAQTPKTHMTDITIDPKSIATCGRMGTAVASKRKLAQTNRTYMTEIPINTETCVRMVTTVDSKPKLAQKNRKQMTEITIDLKATAKCGRMITIIASKRKLALTHRKALEFTTKSQIFTTVTSTLQIPEPATKMVTMIFTIKRQMLTTLTVRSKLQIPETATNNEIVTTSKRKMGPALKQWLQDYCYDYDDYDDDDDDDEYYTCTNIYCDEDSNDYTRAGRKVDHKSYRNDLAYNCKRYSRNGRDDYYKKRRNYYRNNRKDEYCYDRVVAYAEDTYDDDEKPY; the protein is encoded by the coding sequence ATGGTAACGGCAGTTGAATCAAACCGTAAACTGGCACAGACTCCGAAGAAACATGTGACAGATAGTACCATCGATCCAAAAGCATCTGCGACATGTGGCAGAATGTTAACGGCAGTTGAATCAAACCGTAAACTGGCACAGACTCCGAAGAAACATATGACAGATATTACCATCGATCCAAAAGCAACTGCGTCATGTGGCAGAATGGTACCGGCAGTTGAATCAAACCGTAAACTGGCACAGACTCCGAAGAAACATATGACATATATTACCATCGATCCGAAAGCAACTGCGACATGTGGCAGAATGGTAACGGCGGTTGCATCAAACCGTAAACTGGCACAGACTCCGAAGAAACATGTGACAGATATTACCATCGATCCAAAAGCAACTGCGACATGTGGCAGAATGGTAACGGCAGTTGCATCAAACCGTAAACTGGCACAGACTCCGAAAACACATATGACAGATATTACCATCGATCCAAAATCAATTGCGACATGTGGCAGAATGGGAACGGCAGTTGCATCTAAACGTAAACTGGCACAGACGAATAGAACATATATGACAGAAATTCCCATAAATACAGAAACATGTGTTAGAATGGTAACGACAGTTGATTCAAAACCTAAACTGGCAcagaaaaatagaaaacaaatgacagaaaTTACCATCGATTTAAAAGCAACTGCGAAATGTGGCAGAATGATCACGATAATTGCATCAAAACGCAAACTGGCACTGACGCATAGAAAAGCACTTGAATTCACTACCAAAAGCCAAATATTTACAACAGTAACCAGCACGCTACAGATCCCAGAACCAGCAACGAAAATGGTAACAATGATATTCACGATAAAACGTCAAATGTTGACAACACTCACAGTACGTAGCAAGCTACAGATTCCAGAAACGGCAACGAACAATGAGATAGTGACAACTTCAAAGAGGAAGATGGGGCCTGCTTTAAAACAATGGTTACAGGACTACTGTTATGATtacgatgattatgatgatgatgatgatgatgatgaatactatacatgtacaaatatttACTGCGATGAGGACTCGAACGATTACACCAGGGCGGGACGCAAAGTTGATCATAAGTCTTACAGAAATGACCTCGCCTATAATTGCAAACGTTATTCCAGGAATGGTCGCGATGATTACTACAAGAAGCGGCGAAATTACTACAGAAATAACCGCAAGGATGAGTACTGCTATGATCGCGTTGTTGCCTATGCTGAGGACACTTACGACGACGATGAAAAGCCTTATTAA